The Mauremys reevesii isolate NIE-2019 linkage group 1, ASM1616193v1, whole genome shotgun sequence genome has a segment encoding these proteins:
- the KCTD21 gene encoding BTB/POZ domain-containing protein KCTD21 isoform X1, whose translation MSEPITLNVGGKLYTTSLSTLTSFPDSMLGAMFSGKMPTKRDSQGNCFIDRDGKVFRYILNFLRTSHLDLPEDFQEMGLLRREADFYQVQPLIEALQEKEVELSKAEKNAMLNITLDQRTQTVHFTVREAPQIYSLSSSNMEVFSAHIFSTSSLFLKLLGSRLYYCFNGNLSSISSYLQDPNHLTLDWVATVEGLPEEEYTRQNLKRLWVVPANKQINSFQVWPAAGTSGRDLPFPANGSCGKRQATGMCLSEQGCHTQALTTLANLWISPISCHL comes from the exons ATGTCAGAACCTATAACGCTCAACGTTGGAGGAAAACTGTACACCACTTCCCTGTCTACCCTGACTAGTTTTCCAGACTCCATGCTGGGCGCCATGTTCAGTGGAAAGATGCCAACCAAGAGGGATAGCCAAGGCAACTGCTTCATTGACAGAGATGGCAAAGTATTCCGCTACATCCTGAACTTCTTGAGAACTTCCCACCTGGACCTCCCTGAGGACTTCCAGGAAATGGGCTTGCTGCGACGGGAGGCAGATTTTTATCAGGTCCAGCCGCTGATTGAAGCATTGCAAGAGAAGGAGGTGGAGCTCTCCAAAGCTGAGAAGAACGCCATGCTCAACATCACCTTGGATCAGAGGACACAGACAGTTCACTTCACTGTTCGGGAAGCGCCCCAGATCTACAGCCTGTCTTCCTCCAACATGGAAGTATTTAGTGCCCACATATTCAGCACATCATCTCTGTTCTTGAAGCTCCTGGGTTCCAGACTTTACTATTGCTTCAATGGCAACCTGTCTTCAATATCCAGCTACCTGCAGGACCCCAACCACTTGACCTTGGATTGGGTCGCGACTGTGGAAGGCCTGCCAGAAGAGGAGTACACTAGACAGAATTTAAAGAGACTTTGGGTGGTGCCAGCTAATAAGCAAATTAATAGCTTCCAG GTGTGGCCCGCCGCAGGTACCAGTGGCCGCgatttgccattcccagccaatgggagctgcgggaagcggcaggcCACTGGGATGTGTCTTTCTGAACAAGGTTGTCACACTCAAGCACTGACTACACTGGCAAACCTCTGGATATCACCTATCAGCTGTCATCTGTAA
- the KCTD21 gene encoding BTB/POZ domain-containing protein KCTD21 isoform X2 produces the protein MSEPITLNVGGKLYTTSLSTLTSFPDSMLGAMFSGKMPTKRDSQGNCFIDRDGKVFRYILNFLRTSHLDLPEDFQEMGLLRREADFYQVQPLIEALQEKEVELSKAEKNAMLNITLDQRTQTVHFTVREAPQIYSLSSSNMEVFSAHIFSTSSLFLKLLGSRLYYCFNGNLSSISSYLQDPNHLTLDWVATVEGLPEEEYTRQNLKRLWVVPANKQINSFQVFVEEVLKIAMSDGFCVDSSHPHASDFMNNKIIRLIRYK, from the coding sequence ATGTCAGAACCTATAACGCTCAACGTTGGAGGAAAACTGTACACCACTTCCCTGTCTACCCTGACTAGTTTTCCAGACTCCATGCTGGGCGCCATGTTCAGTGGAAAGATGCCAACCAAGAGGGATAGCCAAGGCAACTGCTTCATTGACAGAGATGGCAAAGTATTCCGCTACATCCTGAACTTCTTGAGAACTTCCCACCTGGACCTCCCTGAGGACTTCCAGGAAATGGGCTTGCTGCGACGGGAGGCAGATTTTTATCAGGTCCAGCCGCTGATTGAAGCATTGCAAGAGAAGGAGGTGGAGCTCTCCAAAGCTGAGAAGAACGCCATGCTCAACATCACCTTGGATCAGAGGACACAGACAGTTCACTTCACTGTTCGGGAAGCGCCCCAGATCTACAGCCTGTCTTCCTCCAACATGGAAGTATTTAGTGCCCACATATTCAGCACATCATCTCTGTTCTTGAAGCTCCTGGGTTCCAGACTTTACTATTGCTTCAATGGCAACCTGTCTTCAATATCCAGCTACCTGCAGGACCCCAACCACTTGACCTTGGATTGGGTCGCGACTGTGGAAGGCCTGCCAGAAGAGGAGTACACTAGACAGAATTTAAAGAGACTTTGGGTGGTGCCAGCTAATAAGCAAATTAATAGCTTCCAGGTATTTGTGGAAGAGGTACTAAAAATAGCCATGAGTGATGGGTTTTGTGTGGATTCCTCACACCCCCATGCCTCTGATTTCATGAATAATAAGATTATTCGACTAATTCGGTACAAGTAG